The genomic window CTCGCAAAATGGCCCTGCGCCCGCGCGAGATCTGCCGGCTTCATCGCGCCCGTCGCGTAACGGCTTTCGAGCACGGCGGCGGTGGTGTCCCAGCCGAGTTGCGCGGCCTTGCACGGCACCAGCAGCCCGTCGTCGCGCAGGCTCTGCATCAGCGGGCGAATCACCTCGACGGTTGATTCGGACAGCGCTGCAAGCGCCGCCACGGTCTCCTCGTAGCGCCGCTGTGTGGCGAAGCCAAGCAGCGTCGCTTCGTTGAGCCGGCCGTGCGCTTTCAGATTTGCGATGGCCCGCTTGGCGCCTTCGAAATCGCGAACGCCAGACATCTCGCGCTCGACGCCGACGGTGACGGCGGCAATCGCGCTTTGGATTTCCTCGAACAGATGCGGTGGCGCGCGCGACAACAGGCGGGTGCGCACGGCGTCGCTCGCCGAACGCAGCAATTGGCGGCGCAGCTCCGACGGCAAATCGACGCGGACGCCGACGCTGATGGCGAGCTCCGGATCGCTTTCGGCCTGTCCGACGATGATGGCAAATCCGCTGCCGGAGACACGCGCGCCGGGATTGGCCGCGAGCCGTCGGCTGACACTGGGATAGCGCCGCGCCAGCAGCGCGTCGGTGACGATCTCCTTCAGCCACCAGCGGCCGGCGACCGCGAGCAGATGCGGCTCGCCCTTGCTGGAAGCGATCTTCATCAGCGCGCCATCATCGAGGCGGGCGGATTCCTGGAGCACGGGTCCGGCGATACGGATCTCGTCATTGTTCGCGAGGCGGCGGATCACGGACGGCGGCGCCTGCGCGATCGGCGCAAGCTGCGCGCTGATCTCGGCGAGCGCAACGCGGGCGCCGATATCGGCGATGGCGCGCAGCTCGATGGTGCCGATCAGGCGCTCGAGCACGTCGTCGAACAGCGCGATCTGCTCGTCGTCAAAACTGCCGGCAGAAGCCAGGAACAGGTCGGTGACGCGCCGGGCCGTCTCCAGTCCTTTCTCCGGCGAGCCCATCCGTATCGCGGATTCGACCTCGTCGACGATCGATAGCTCGGCCTTGGACATCACGCGCTGCTCGTCCTGAGCGGTTACGAAAAGCTTGTTCTAAGCAACCGCTATCATTAAAGCCGAGCGCTGAACGTTTCGTAAACCATGGCCTGAGGGCGACTAGCTTTAGCGAGATGCCGCCGCAGCGTAAGTGCGCTCCCTCCCCCGCTTGCGGGGGAGGGCTGGGGAGAGGGTATCTCCACAGAGGGACTCCCCAAGAGGAGAGAACCCTCACCCGGCGCTACGCGCCGACCTCTCCCGCAAGCGGGAGAGGTTCAGTCCCCGTTCCATCCGCAGGCGCGGAGGCGCTCGTGCATGTGGGGCGGAGCCGGCGCCACGACGCGGATCGGCTCCTTGTTCCGGGAGATCGGCACCACGATCTCGCGGGAATGCAGGTGCAGGCGCGGCTCGCCGAAGCGCGGGCCGGTGCCGTAAATGTTATCGCCGATGATCGGCCAGCCGGTCGCGGCCGAATGCACGCGCAATTGATGGGTCCGTCCGGTCACCGGTTCCATGGCGAGCCAGGCGAGGCCCGCGCCGCGGCCCATGACCTTCCAATTGGTGATCGCCTTCTGCCCTTCCGGATCCGGCTTCTGCCACCAGCCGCGCTCGGCGTTGAGCCGGCCGAGCGGCATGTCGATGCTGCCTTCGTCTTCGGCAGGACCGCCCTCGACCACGGTCCAGTAGGTCTTGCCGATCTTGCCGTGCTTGAACAGCAGGCCAAGCGAGGCTGTCGCCTTGCGGTGGCGACCAAGCACGAGGCAACCGGAGGTATCCTTGTCGAGCCGGTGGGCCAGCACCGGCGGCCGCGGCAGGCCGAAGCGGAGCGCGTCGAAGGAGGCTTCGAGGTTCGCCCCGCCCTTGGGGCCGCGATGCACCGGCAGGCCGGCCGGCTTGTCGATGACCAGCATCAAGCCGTCGCGATGGAGCACGCGGCCTAAGATTTCATCGGCGGTCAATTCGGGAACATCGAGCAATTGCAAGACTTTCGTTTAATCGTCGGAACGGCTAACACACCCCCGCCATGAACGATACCTCCGAGACCCCCAAGCTGAGCTGGTGGCGCCGCCTGTCCAACGGGCTGAAGCGCACGTCGTCCTCGCTCGGGACTGCGGTCGCCGACCTCGTCACCAAGCGCAAGCTCGACCGCGCCATGCTCGACGACATCGAGGACGTGCTCCTGCGCGCCGATCTCGGCACGCAAGTCGCGGTACGGATCGCGGACGCCGTCGGCGCGGGGCGCTACGACAAGGCGATCTCGGCGGACGAGGTCAAGGACGTCGTCGCGACCGAAGTCGAGAAGGTGCTCGTACCGGTCGCGAAACCGCTCGAGATCGATGCAGCGAAAAAGCCGTTCGTCATCCTCGTGGTCGGCGTCAACGGCTCCGGCAAGACCACCACCATCGGCAAACTCTCGCAAAAGTTCGCGTCCGAAGGCCGCAAGGTGATGCTGGCCGCGGGCGACACGTTTCGCGCAGCGGCGATCGAGCAGCTCAAGGTCTGGGGCGAGCGCACCAAGACGCCGGTCATCGCCGGCGCGCAAGGCTCGGATTCGGCAAGCCTCGCCTTCAACGCACTGACGGCAGCGAAGGAGCAGAGCATCGACGTGCTCCTGATCGACACCGCCGGCCGGCTTCAGAACAAGGCCGAGCTGATGAACGAGCTCGAGAAGGTCGTGCGCGTCATTCGCAAGGTGGACGCCACCGCGCCGCATGCGGTGCTGCTGGTGCTCGATGCCACCGTCGGCCAGAACGCGCTGTCGCAGGTCGAGGCCTTTCATCGCACCGCCGGGGTCACCGGCCTCGTGATGACCAAGCTCGACGGCACCGCGCGCGGCGGCATCCTGGTGGCGCTGGCGGAGAAATTCAAACTGCCGGTGCATTTCATCGGCGTCGGCGAAGGCGTCGACGATCTCGCGCCCTTCACCGCGCGCGATTTCGCCCGCGCCATCGCCGGAATCGAAAGTTGAGAATGGACAAGACCCAGCCGCATCCGCTGTTCAAGCTCGCGACCGAGCTCGGTCCACTGCTCGTGTTCTTCTTCGTCAATGCGAAGTTCAATTTGTTCGCCGCGACCGGCGCCTTCATGGTGGCGATCGTGGCGGCGATGGCCGCCTCCTATGTGGTGACGCGGCACATTCCGATCATGGCGATCGTGACGGGCGTCATCGTGCTGGTATTCGGCACGCTGACGCTGGTGCTACACGATGAGACCTTCATCAAGGTCAAGCCGACCATCATCTACGGCCTGTTCGCCGCGATCCTCGGCGGCGGCCTGCTGTTCGGCCGCTCCTTCATCGCCGTGATGTTCGACCAGGTGTTCAATCTGACGCCGCACGGCTGGCGCATCCTCACGCTGCGCTGGGCGCTGTACTTTGCCGGCATCGCGGTGCTGAACGAGATCATCTGGCGCACCCAGAGCACGGACTTCTGGGTGAACTTCAAGGTCTTCGGCGTCCTTCCGCTGACCGCCATCTTCGGCATGATCCAGATGCCGCTGATCAAGCGCTATCACCTCGAGCCGGTGTCGCTGGAGGCGAGCGAGGCCGAGGCGGGAGATGTGAGCAAGGGGTGAGCGCTCGCCACACATTCGGTGTCATCGCCCGGCTTGACCGGGCGATCCAGTACTCCGAGCCGTCTGTGGCTGAATCGATAAGCCGCGGCGTACTGGATGCCCCGGTCAAGCCGGGGCATGACAGCTGTATGTGGGGCGCCGGGTCTTTGATTCGCAATGATGGGCTTGGCTAAGATCCCGCCTTCAGCGCCTTCTCCAACTCCGGCATCAGCACCGTCTTGAGGTTTTGCGGCGTGACCGGTCCGACCAGCTTATAGACGATGGTGCCCTCGCGCCCGACGACGAAGGTCTCGGGCACGCCATAGACGCCCCATTCGATCGAGGCGCGGCCGTTGGCGTCGACGCCGACGCGGCCGAATGGATTGCCGTAGCGTCCGAGGAAGCGCCGAGCATTGTCGGCCGCGTCCTTGTAGTTGATGCCGACGAGCTGGAAGCGCTTGTCCTTGGCGAGCTCGGTCAGGAGCGGCGCCTCGTCATGGCACGGCACGCACCAGGACGCCCAGACGTTGACGAGGCTGACCTTGCCCTTGAACGCGGCAGGATCCAGCCCCGGCACCGGCGCATTGTCAGCCTGCAATCCCTCGAGCGGCGGCAGCAGCGTTTGCGGCGCAGGCCGCCCGATCAGTGCGGACGGAATCCGCGAGGGATCGCCGCTGCCGAGTCGAAACCAGAACAACAGCGCAAGGCCGAGGAAGGCGATCAGCGGCAGCGCCATCAGGAAGGTGCGGCGCTGCGGCGTCGCCGGGCTCGATTGATTGCTCATGATCGATCCGTCGCGCTGCGGCCCGAGCGGCGGGTCACGCCGCTGCGATCGAGCTCGCGCAGGCGCTGCATCTGGTTGCGATAGTCGAGCACGACCCAGCCGATCAGGATCACGACCACGAGGGCCGCTGCGACATAGGACGTCACGATGAACGACGCGTAAGGGCCGAGCGCCATCATCACGCAGCTCCAGCTTCTTTTGACGCGTTTTCTTCACGCGAACCGGCGCCCACTTCGCTCGAAAACGCGACGCGGCTCGCCTGCATCATTTGCAGGGAACGGACACGGCGGCGCAGGATCTCGTTGCGCATCGCGGCCAAGTGCAGCGTGACGAACAGCAGCGTGAAGGCGATCGCCATCACCAGCAGCGGGATCAGGAACGACTTGTCGAGCGTCGAGCCGCCCATGCGCATCACCGATGCCGGCTGGTGCAGCGTGTTCCACCAGTCGACGGAGAACTTGATGATGGGCAGATTGATGGCGCCGACCAGCGTCAGCACCGCCGCGGCGCGTGCCGCGCGCGAGGGATCGTCGACCGCGCGCCACAGCGCCATCAGGCCGAGATACATCAGGAACAGGATCAGCACCGAAGTCAGCCGCGCGTCCCACTCCCAGTAAGTGCCCCACATCGGCCGGCCCCACAGCGAGCCCGTGAGCAACGCGAGGAAAGTGAAGGCAGCGCCGATGGGAGCAGCCGCTTTCGCGGCGACGTCGGCGAGCGGATGCCGCCACACCAGCGTGCCCAATGAGGCGATGCTCATCACGCCCCACACGAACATCGAGAGCCAGGCATTGGGCACGTGGATGAACATGATCTTCACCGTCGCGCCCTGCTGATAGTCGTCGGGCGCAAGCGCTGACTGGTACAGACCGATGGTGAGCAGGATGACGGTCGCAGCCGCGAGCCACGGCAGCAGGCGCGCTGTCAGCGCGAGGAACCGCGTGGGATTGGCGAGGTCGATCAGCGTCATGGTATTCTGATAATCATCCGGGAGCGCTCAGGCAATCAGCACGAAAGCACGTCGCGAAGGTTGATGCGGGTCAAGGTCAGGCAGGCCCATCTCAGTCGAGCCCATCTCAGTCGAGTCCATGCCGCAGGCTCGCCGCCGCCGCGAACGGGCCGATCACGAGGCTGACCAGCGACAGCGCGCAGAGGATCGAGAACGGTGCACCGAACATCATGGGACCGACGATCACGGCCTGCGAGGCCGCAACCCCGAAAATCAGCACCGGAATCGACAGCGGCAGCACCAGCACGGCCATCAGCAGTCCGCCGCGATGCAGGGTCACCGCCAGTGCCGCGCCGATCATGCCGGTGAAGGTGAGCGCCGGGGTTCCTGCCAGCAACGTCAGCGCCACCGCGCCGGTTGCGACCATGTCGAGGTTGAGCAAGAGGCCGAGCACGGGGGTTGCGACAATCAGCGGCAGGCCGGCCGCCAGCCAATGCGCCAGCGCCTTGGCGGCACAGGCGAGTTCCAGCGGCGTCCGGCTCATCGTGATCAGGTCGAGCGAGCCGTCCTCGTGGTCGGCCATGAACAGCCGGTCCAGCGTGAGCAGGCTTGCCAGCAGCGCACCGAGCCAGAGAATGGCCGGGCCGAGCCGCGACAGCAGCGCCAGATCCGGCCCCACCGCGAACGGCATCAGCACCACCACGGTCAGGAAGAACAGCACGCCGATCAGCGCCCCGCCGCCGACGCGGAGCGCGATCCGGATGTCCCGGCGGATGAGGGCCGACAAGGCGGTCATGGAGGGCTCCCCTCGTGCCCCAAAGGCGGTGCGCTCCCTCCCCCGCTTGCGGGGGAGGGCTGAGGAGAGGGTGTCTCGACAACGAAGATTCCCCCTGAGGAGAGAACCCTCACCCGGCGCTCCGCGCCGGCCTCTCCCGCAAGCGGGAGAGGCGTGGGAGCTCCCGGCGACGGCTGCGTCCCGGGTGAAAGAGCGAAGCTTTGCCGCTCGAAAAACTGAGGGTGAAGCCGCCTCACGCCATTCCCCCGATCCTGAGCTCCCGCGAATCGATCCCCAATGGCGCGTGGGTCGCTGCGATGATCAGGCCGCCGCTTGCCAAGTGCTGTCGCATCAATCCGGCAAACATGTCCTGGCCGGCCACGTCCAGCGCCGTGGTCGGCTCGTCCAGCAGCCAGACCGGGCGGCGCACGGTCAATAGCCGCGCCAGTGACAACCGGCGGCGCTGGCCGGCGGAGAGGAAGGCGGCGGGCAGGTGGGTGGCGTGGTCGAGGCCGACTTTGGTGAGGCTCTCGGCGGCATCGCAGCGCTCGCCGCCTAGAAATTCAGCCCAAAACGCCAGATTT from Bradyrhizobium zhanjiangense includes these protein-coding regions:
- the ftsY gene encoding signal recognition particle-docking protein FtsY, coding for MNDTSETPKLSWWRRLSNGLKRTSSSLGTAVADLVTKRKLDRAMLDDIEDVLLRADLGTQVAVRIADAVGAGRYDKAISADEVKDVVATEVEKVLVPVAKPLEIDAAKKPFVILVVGVNGSGKTTTIGKLSQKFASEGRKVMLAAGDTFRAAAIEQLKVWGERTKTPVIAGAQGSDSASLAFNALTAAKEQSIDVLLIDTAGRLQNKAELMNELEKVVRVIRKVDATAPHAVLLVLDATVGQNALSQVEAFHRTAGVTGLVMTKLDGTARGGILVALAEKFKLPVHFIGVGEGVDDLAPFTARDFARAIAGIES
- the ccmB gene encoding heme exporter protein CcmB, with the translated sequence MTALSALIRRDIRIALRVGGGALIGVLFFLTVVVLMPFAVGPDLALLSRLGPAILWLGALLASLLTLDRLFMADHEDGSLDLITMSRTPLELACAAKALAHWLAAGLPLIVATPVLGLLLNLDMVATGAVALTLLAGTPALTFTGMIGAALAVTLHRGGLLMAVLVLPLSIPVLIFGVAASQAVIVGPMMFGAPFSILCALSLVSLVIGPFAAAASLRHGLD
- a CDS encoding DsbE family thiol:disulfide interchange protein, which codes for MSNQSSPATPQRRTFLMALPLIAFLGLALLFWFRLGSGDPSRIPSALIGRPAPQTLLPPLEGLQADNAPVPGLDPAAFKGKVSLVNVWASWCVPCHDEAPLLTELAKDKRFQLVGINYKDAADNARRFLGRYGNPFGRVGVDANGRASIEWGVYGVPETFVVGREGTIVYKLVGPVTPQNLKTVLMPELEKALKAGS
- a CDS encoding RluA family pseudouridine synthase gives rise to the protein MLDVPELTADEILGRVLHRDGLMLVIDKPAGLPVHRGPKGGANLEASFDALRFGLPRPPVLAHRLDKDTSGCLVLGRHRKATASLGLLFKHGKIGKTYWTVVEGGPAEDEGSIDMPLGRLNAERGWWQKPDPEGQKAITNWKVMGRGAGLAWLAMEPVTGRTHQLRVHSAATGWPIIGDNIYGTGPRFGEPRLHLHSREIVVPISRNKEPIRVVAPAPPHMHERLRACGWNGD
- the ccmD gene encoding heme exporter protein CcmD, with translation MMMALGPYASFIVTSYVAAALVVVILIGWVVLDYRNQMQRLRELDRSGVTRRSGRSATDRS
- a CDS encoding septation protein A, coding for MDKTQPHPLFKLATELGPLLVFFFVNAKFNLFAATGAFMVAIVAAMAASYVVTRHIPIMAIVTGVIVLVFGTLTLVLHDETFIKVKPTIIYGLFAAILGGGLLFGRSFIAVMFDQVFNLTPHGWRILTLRWALYFAGIAVLNEIIWRTQSTDFWVNFKVFGVLPLTAIFGMIQMPLIKRYHLEPVSLEASEAEAGDVSKG
- the ccmA gene encoding heme ABC exporter ATP-binding protein CcmA; the encoded protein is MRLSGHGLRCVRGGREVFAGLDFAAASGEALAVMGRNGSGKTSLLRLIAGLLIPAGGTIALDGGDGELTLPEQCHYLGHRDALKPALSVAENLAFWAEFLGGERCDAAESLTKVGLDHATHLPAAFLSAGQRRRLSLARLLTVRRPVWLLDEPTTALDVAGQDMFAGLMRQHLASGGLIIAATHAPLGIDSRELRIGGMA
- a CDS encoding heme ABC transporter permease; this encodes MTLIDLANPTRFLALTARLLPWLAAATVILLTIGLYQSALAPDDYQQGATVKIMFIHVPNAWLSMFVWGVMSIASLGTLVWRHPLADVAAKAAAPIGAAFTFLALLTGSLWGRPMWGTYWEWDARLTSVLILFLMYLGLMALWRAVDDPSRAARAAAVLTLVGAINLPIIKFSVDWWNTLHQPASVMRMGGSTLDKSFLIPLLVMAIAFTLLFVTLHLAAMRNEILRRRVRSLQMMQASRVAFSSEVGAGSREENASKEAGAA
- a CDS encoding DUF2336 domain-containing protein, coding for MSKAELSIVDEVESAIRMGSPEKGLETARRVTDLFLASAGSFDDEQIALFDDVLERLIGTIELRAIADIGARVALAEISAQLAPIAQAPPSVIRRLANNDEIRIAGPVLQESARLDDGALMKIASSKGEPHLLAVAGRWWLKEIVTDALLARRYPSVSRRLAANPGARVSGSGFAIIVGQAESDPELAISVGVRVDLPSELRRQLLRSASDAVRTRLLSRAPPHLFEEIQSAIAAVTVGVEREMSGVRDFEGAKRAIANLKAHGRLNEATLLGFATQRRYEETVAALAALSESTVEVIRPLMQSLRDDGLLVPCKAAQLGWDTTAAVLESRYATGAMKPADLARAQGHFARMTPENARRTLRFWQVRAL